One genomic window of Gossypium hirsutum isolate 1008001.06 chromosome D11, Gossypium_hirsutum_v2.1, whole genome shotgun sequence includes the following:
- the LOC107924531 gene encoding flowering locus K homology domain: protein MAGESYEDRNAIETPEDLAVPLQPKETEMQGAGGDGEKKWPGWPGENVFRMLVPAQKVGTIIGPKGEFIRKISDESRARIKILDGPPTTSERAVMVSAKEEPDAPIPPSMDGLLRIHRRILGLDGDYDHTTAGANGRVITRLLVADTQAGSLIGRQGSTIKYIQDASNCNIRVLGGEHLPVFSLKDDSVVEIEGGPTCVHAAIELIAGHLRKFLVHRSIIGVFEMQMQNVSANQNMVVRQSQHHLHGFPIADSESLLGSKPKYTYPESQFDDCYEPHELPLHDKNSYQGPPLYGTHGSMGGLASNVQAKQSVVTKIIQRMQIPLSYANAVIGTSGANISYMRRASGAAIAIQETRDVPGDMTVEISGSASEVQAAAQLIQNFIAEAASAMQSLPGGSISEEYSPYPVHAPLYASSDANGHVSHAPVIDYGSIYGTGYG, encoded by the exons ATGGCAGGAGAAAGTTATGAAGATCGTAATGCAATTGAAACGCCGGAAGATTTGGCGGTTCCTCTTCAACCCAAAGAGACAGAAATGCAGGGTGCGGGAGGAGATGGAGAAAAGAAGTGGCCTGGATGGCCTGGTGAGAACGTTTTTAGAATGTTGGTTCCCGCCCAGAAGGTGGGTACTATCATCGGCCCAAAAGGAGAGTTCATCAGGAAAATCTCCGACGAATCAAGGGCCCGGATTAAGATTCTTGATGGACCTCCAACTACCTCTGAAAGAGCT GTCATGGTTTCTGCCAAAGAAGAACCAGATGCTCCTATTCCTCCATCTATGGATGGCTTATTGAGGATTCATAGGCGTATTCTTGGTCTAGATGGTGATTATGATCATACTACAGCAGGTGCAAATGGCAGAGTTATCACACGTCTTCTAGTGGCAGATACTCAGGCAGGAAGCTTGATTGGCAGACAAGGATCCACTATAAAGTATATTCAAGATGCTTCTAATTGCAATATTCGAGTTCTTGGAGGAG AACACCTGCCAGTTTTTTCTTTGAAAGATGATAGTGTTGTTGAGATAGAGGGTGGGCCCACATGTGTACACGCTGCAATTGAACTTATTGCAGGCCATCTCAGGAAGTTCTTGGTTCACCGCAGCATTATTGGGGTATTTGAAATGCAA ATGCAGAATGTGAGTGCCAATCAGAATATGGTCGTGCGTCAATCCCAGCACCATCTGCATGGTTTTCCGATTGCTGATAGTGAATCCCTTCTTGGTTCTAAGCCAAAATATACTTATCCTGAATCTCAGTTTGATGATTGTTATGAACCTCATGAGCTACCTTTGCATGACAAGAATTCCTATCAGGGCCCACCACTATATGGGACGCATGGTTCTATGGGAGGTCTTGCATCAAATGTGCAGGCCAAACAGTCAGTGGTGACAAAG ATCATACAACGCATGCAAATTCCTTTATCATATGCAAATGCTGTAATTGGGACATCTGGTGCAAATATAAGCTATATGCGCCGTGCCAGTGGAGCTGCTATAGCTATACAAGAGACAAGAGATGTGCCTGGGGATATGACTGTTGAAATTTCTGGATCTGCCTCTGAAGTACAAGCGGCTGCGCAGTTGATACAG AACTTTATTGCTGAAGCTGCAAGTGCGATGCAGAGTCTGCCAGGCGGATCAATCAGCGAGGAGTACAGTCCTTACCCGGTACATGCTCCTCTTTATGCGTCTTCTGATGCCAATGGTCATGTCAGCCATGCGCCTGTCATAGACTATGGTTCAATTTATGGCACTGGTTATGGTTGA
- the LOC107924530 gene encoding fructokinase-1, whose protein sequence is MHHQSIAFKPLQFPFPPRLHPPNAIPSRRLFPLHLNTTAYSPCSASSCQSFHIPLPTHPPRSLPSSNSTKNAALKTVDVATLGNLCVDIVLNVPKLPPSSKGARKAIMEQLSSSPPDKQYWEAGGNCNVAIAAARLGLNCITIGYVGNEIYGKFLLDVLRDEGIRMVGMNEEADVVNSPSASHQTLLCWVLVDPLQKHGFCSPADFFEEPAFSWMSTLSEEVKRGIKRSRILFCNGYDFDELCPGLILSAVDYAIEAGTSVFFDPGPRGKSLLRGTMEEQKALRHFLRMSDVLLLTSDEAESLTGIANPILAGQELLRTGVRTKWVVVKMGPRGSILITTSNITCASAFKVKVMDTVGCGDSFVAAIAFGFIHNIPLVTTLAFANAVGAATAMGCGAGRNVAALKQVVELMEAPNLNEDDEFWNELLGEHLDSQEVTFLSKMILNGSNGRMNRVTFQKAVSELLPKLKSSQLEGTLSC, encoded by the exons ATGCATCACCAATCCATAGCCTTTAAACCCCTCCAATTCCCTTTCCCGCCCCGCCTTCACCCTCCTAACGCTATCCCTTCTCGCCGCCTGTTTCCCCTCCATCTAAACACCACCGCTTATTCTCCCTGCTCTGCCTCTAGCTGCCAGAGTTTCCATATCCCTCTTCCCACTCACCCTCCTCGCTCCCTCCCCTCCTCCAACTCCACCAAAAACGCCGCCCTCAAAACCGTCGATGTCGCCACTCTCGGCAATCTCTGTGTTGATATTGTTCTCAATGTTCCCAAATTACCCCCGTCTTCTAAAGGCGCTCGCAAAGCCATCATGGAACAGTTATCCTCTTCTCCTCCCGACAAG CAATACTGGGAAGCTGGTGGAAACTGTAATGTAGCTATAGCAGCTGCAAGGCTGGGACTCAATTGTATTACAATAGGTTATGTTGGTAATGAAATTTATGGGAAGTTTCTTCTAGATGTGCTTCGTGACGAAGGAATTCGCATGGTGGGAATGAATGAAGAAGCTGATGTTGTTAACAGTCCAAGTGCTTCTCATCAAACTCTCTTATGCTGGGTGCTTGTTGATCCTTTACAAAAGCATGGTTTTTGCAG TCCAGCTGATTTTTTTGAGGAGCCTGCTTTTAGCTGGATGAGTACACTTTCTGAAGAAGTAAAGAGGGGGATTAAGCGATCGAGAATCCTGTTTTGTAATGGTTATGATTTTGATGAGCTTTGCCCTGGTTTGATATTGTCAGCTGTTGACTATGCAATTGAAGCTGGTACATCAGTGTTTTTCGATCCAGGGCCGCGTGGGAAGAGTCTTTTACGCGGAACCATGGAAGAACAAAAGGCACTTAGGCATTTCTTGAGGATGAGTGATGTCCTCCTTCTAACATCTGATGAG GCCGAATCATTGACTGGCATAGCGAACCCAATACTAGCAGGACAGGAGTTGCTGAGGACAGGGGTCCGCACTAAATGGGTGGTTGTGAAGATGGGCCCTAGGGGTTCAATTCTGATAACCACGTCAAATATTACATGTGCATCTGCATTTAAG GTGAAAGTCATGGACACCGTCGGCTGTGGAGATAGTTTTGTTGCAGCTATTGCATTCGGTTTTATACACAATATTCCCTTGGTTACAACATTGGCATTTGCAAATGCTGTGGGGGCTGCTACTGCCATGGGTTGTGGTGCCGGTAGGAATGTAGCAGCACTGAAGCAAGTAGTAGAACTCATGGAAGCACCCAACCTCAACGAGGATGATGAATTTTGGAATGAGCTATTGGGTGAACATTTGGACTCCCAAGAGGTTACTTTTCTGTCgaaaatgattttaaatggaAGCAATGGCAGGATGAATCGTGTTACATTTCAAAAGGCAGTTTCTGAATTGCTGCCTAAGCTTAAATCAAGTCAACTAGAGGGCACACTGTCATGTTGA
- the LOC107923669 gene encoding inhibitor of trypsin and hageman factor codes for MTDCSDPRKSSWPELVGTNGEVAAHIIEKENPKVSVRIVKEGMMVTMDFRCDRVRVWVDNYGIVKTTPHIG; via the exons ATGACCGATTGCAGTG ATCCAAGAAAGAGTTCGTGGCCGGAGCTGGTGGGAACAAACGGCGAGGTGGCGGCACACATCATcgaaaaagaaaacccaaaggTTAGTGTCCGAATCGTGAAAGAAGGAATGATGGTGACCATGGATTTTCGTTGTGATCGGGTGCGGGTTTGGGTGGACAACTATGGAATTGTGAAGACCACGCCTCACATTGGCTAA